From one Rhodovulum sp. ES.010 genomic stretch:
- a CDS encoding paraquat-inducible protein A, with translation MTNSPATGADLRHTAPTDLIACPHCDAVYRVVQPRPGERAVCARCHTVLIAPRRQAGERLIAVALTVVVLVVAATFAPFLAIEIGGRQHASSVLDAALAFVSAGPIALLALAVAALIVFIPVLRALLVIYVLTPLVLDRPPAPGAATAFRMSEALRPWSMAEIFAIGCAVALVKVSDLAQVHFGPAFWMFSGLVVLVVLQDTFMCRYSVWKSLDR, from the coding sequence ATGACAAATTCCCCCGCGACGGGCGCAGACCTGCGCCACACCGCCCCGACGGACCTGATCGCCTGCCCGCACTGCGACGCGGTCTACCGGGTGGTGCAGCCCCGCCCGGGCGAACGCGCGGTCTGCGCCCGCTGCCACACGGTGCTGATCGCGCCGCGCCGGCAGGCCGGCGAACGGCTGATCGCGGTGGCGCTGACCGTCGTCGTGCTGGTGGTCGCCGCAACCTTTGCCCCGTTCCTCGCGATCGAGATCGGCGGGCGGCAGCATGCAAGCTCCGTGCTCGACGCCGCGCTGGCCTTCGTCTCCGCCGGACCGATCGCGCTGCTCGCGCTCGCGGTGGCGGCGCTCATCGTCTTCATCCCGGTCCTGCGCGCGCTTCTGGTGATCTACGTTCTGACGCCGCTGGTCCTCGACAGGCCCCCCGCCCCCGGCGCGGCCACCGCCTTCCGCATGTCCGAGGCCCTGCGCCCCTGGTCGATGGCCGAGATCTTCGCCATCGGCTGCGCGGTGGCGCTGGTCAAGGTCTCCGACCTCGCGCAGGTGCATTTCGGGCCCGCCTTCTGGATGTTCTCGGGCCTGGTGGTGCTCGTCGTCCTTCAGGATACCTTCATGTGCAGATACTCGGTATGGAAGTCGCTCGACCGCTGA
- a CDS encoding malonyl-CoA synthase, which yields MANPLYDRLFAPHEGKSSTFLHLPDGGVLTHDAFLRRAAQFAHAIHAMGLVHGDRLAMQVEKSPEALMLIAACIQAGVIFVPLNTAYTPAELAYFLENSGAGMFVADGTRAEALRPVAGAAGSRLETLNADGTGSLPAAASGMPEAYDAEPRTEDNIAAFLYTSGTTGRSKGAMLTERNLISNAEALAAAWRFSADDVLLHALPIFHSHGLFVATNVTLVAGGAMILLPKFDVDSVTAALPRATAMMGVPTFYTRLLEDPRFTRDLVAHMRLFVSGSAPLLAETHRAFEDRTGHRILERYGMTETNMNTSNPYDGPRIAGTVGTALPGVEVKVTDPETGAERPRGEIGMIEVRGPNVFKGYWQMPEKTRDELRADGFFITGDLGQIDERGYVTIVGRAKDLIISGGYNIYPKEIELALDAQPGVKESAVIGVPHADFGEAVVAVLVPEAGAALDTGAIAAALRESLAGFKLPRRFEIAEALPRNTMGKVQKTVLRARFADSFA from the coding sequence ATGGCCAACCCGCTCTACGACCGGCTTTTCGCACCGCACGAAGGCAAGTCTTCCACGTTTCTGCACCTGCCCGACGGCGGCGTGCTCACCCATGACGCCTTCCTGCGCCGCGCCGCGCAATTCGCCCACGCGATCCACGCGATGGGGCTGGTTCATGGCGACCGGCTGGCGATGCAGGTCGAGAAATCGCCCGAGGCGCTGATGCTGATCGCGGCCTGCATCCAGGCCGGCGTGATCTTCGTGCCGCTCAACACCGCCTATACCCCGGCGGAACTGGCCTATTTCCTCGAGAACTCGGGCGCCGGCATGTTCGTCGCCGACGGCACGCGGGCAGAAGCGCTGCGGCCGGTTGCCGGGGCGGCCGGCAGCCGGCTGGAGACGCTGAACGCCGACGGCACGGGCAGCCTTCCGGCGGCGGCCTCGGGCATGCCCGAGGCCTATGACGCGGAACCGCGGACCGAGGACAACATCGCCGCCTTCCTCTATACCTCGGGGACCACCGGGCGCTCCAAGGGCGCGATGCTGACCGAGCGCAACCTGATCTCGAACGCCGAGGCGCTGGCCGCGGCCTGGCGCTTCAGCGCGGATGACGTGTTGCTGCACGCGCTGCCGATCTTTCACAGCCACGGCCTGTTCGTCGCCACGAACGTTACGCTCGTCGCGGGCGGGGCGATGATCCTGTTGCCGAAGTTCGACGTCGATTCGGTGACCGCCGCCCTGCCGCGGGCGACCGCGATGATGGGGGTGCCGACCTTCTACACGAGACTGCTGGAGGACCCGCGTTTCACCCGGGACCTCGTCGCCCACATGCGGCTCTTCGTGTCCGGCTCGGCGCCGCTCCTGGCCGAGACCCACCGCGCCTTCGAGGACCGCACCGGCCACCGCATCCTCGAACGCTACGGCATGACCGAAACCAACATGAACACCTCCAACCCCTATGACGGGCCGCGCATCGCGGGCACCGTCGGCACCGCGCTGCCGGGGGTGGAGGTGAAGGTCACCGATCCCGAGACCGGGGCGGAGCGGCCCCGGGGCGAGATCGGCATGATCGAGGTGCGCGGGCCGAACGTCTTCAAGGGCTACTGGCAGATGCCCGAGAAGACGCGCGACGAGTTGCGCGCCGACGGGTTCTTCATCACCGGCGATCTGGGGCAGATCGACGAGCGCGGCTATGTCACGATCGTGGGTCGCGCCAAGGACCTGATCATCTCGGGCGGCTACAACATCTACCCCAAGGAAATCGAACTGGCACTGGACGCGCAGCCGGGCGTCAAGGAAAGCGCGGTGATCGGCGTGCCGCATGCGGATTTCGGCGAGGCCGTGGTGGCCGTGCTGGTGCCCGAGGCGGGCGCGGCGCTCGACACCGGCGCGATCGCCGCGGCGCTGCGCGAGAGCCTGGCGGGCTTCAAGCTGCCCCGGCGCTTCGAAATCGCCGAGGCGCTGCCGCGCAACACGATGGGCAAGGTGCAAAAGACCGTTCTGCGCGCACGCTTCGCCGACAGCTTCGCCTGA
- a CDS encoding FAD-dependent oxidoreductase, which produces MAVRIVVLGGGFGGMYAARALKKRLGQAAEVELINAENYFVFQPLLPEVGAGSITPGHAVSPLRFLLKGVFVRKAVVDSVDFERRIVTVFQGIQRRPTEVPYDHLVIALGQGVDLSRMPGLEEHALKVKSLEDARRLREHVIEQLEHAQVSQVPANRRGALTFTVVGGGFSGVETVGEMKELIDRSLPFYPEIDPDEVRVLLVEFAPRVLAEMPERLAAYAGWHLQRHGIEVKLETGVASATGTQLVTTGGEVIDTRTIVATIGNAPLPVVRRMGLPSAHGKIAVERSLQVKDHGNVWALGDCALIPLKDGAEGRADYAPPTAQFAVRQAKRIAANVAAAVSGKPVKPFAYRSRGALASLGAKRGVAEVFGLQLTGFPAWVLWRSYYLALLPGVGTRIRVMINWTMDMLGARSLVQIRAHARPPLRYVYFRAGDTVYEAGQRSDGFYSVISGAVEMERADPETGETTTQVIGPGGHFGERLILGATRRKTTVRAVEDTKMLVLNREEFLMLAEGFSAFREYFRPYMEARGVDWPPKRETGEDRRG; this is translated from the coding sequence ATGGCGGTTCGGATCGTCGTTCTCGGGGGCGGCTTCGGGGGGATGTACGCGGCGCGGGCGCTGAAGAAGCGGCTGGGCCAGGCGGCGGAAGTGGAGCTCATCAACGCCGAGAACTACTTCGTCTTCCAGCCGCTTTTGCCCGAGGTCGGCGCGGGATCGATCACGCCGGGCCACGCGGTATCGCCGCTGCGGTTCCTGCTCAAGGGCGTGTTCGTGCGCAAGGCCGTCGTGGACAGCGTCGATTTCGAGCGCCGGATCGTCACCGTGTTCCAGGGAATCCAGCGCCGCCCGACCGAGGTGCCCTATGACCACCTGGTGATCGCGTTGGGCCAGGGCGTGGATCTGAGCCGCATGCCGGGGCTCGAGGAACACGCGCTGAAGGTGAAGTCGCTGGAGGATGCGCGGCGGCTGCGAGAGCATGTGATCGAGCAGCTGGAGCATGCCCAGGTCAGCCAGGTGCCCGCGAACCGGCGGGGCGCGCTGACCTTCACTGTGGTCGGCGGCGGCTTTTCCGGGGTCGAGACCGTGGGCGAGATGAAGGAGCTGATCGACCGTTCGCTGCCGTTCTACCCGGAAATCGACCCCGACGAGGTCAGGGTGCTGCTGGTGGAGTTCGCGCCCCGCGTGCTAGCCGAGATGCCCGAGCGCCTGGCCGCCTATGCCGGCTGGCACCTGCAACGCCACGGCATAGAAGTGAAGCTGGAAACCGGCGTGGCCAGCGCCACGGGCACGCAACTCGTGACCACCGGGGGCGAGGTGATCGACACGCGCACCATCGTCGCCACCATCGGCAACGCGCCGCTGCCGGTCGTGCGCCGCATGGGGCTGCCGAGCGCGCATGGCAAGATCGCGGTCGAGCGGTCGCTGCAGGTGAAAGACCATGGCAATGTCTGGGCGCTGGGCGATTGCGCGCTGATCCCGTTGAAGGACGGGGCCGAGGGGCGCGCCGACTACGCCCCGCCCACGGCACAGTTCGCCGTGCGCCAGGCCAAGCGGATCGCCGCGAACGTCGCCGCCGCGGTGTCCGGCAAGCCGGTCAAGCCCTTTGCCTACCGCTCTCGGGGGGCGCTTGCCTCGCTGGGGGCCAAGCGCGGCGTGGCCGAGGTGTTCGGCCTGCAGTTGACCGGGTTTCCGGCCTGGGTTCTGTGGCGCTCCTACTACCTCGCGCTTCTGCCGGGCGTCGGCACGCGCATCCGGGTGATGATCAACTGGACGATGGACATGCTCGGTGCGCGCAGCCTCGTGCAGATCCGCGCCCATGCCCGCCCGCCGCTCCGTTACGTCTATTTCCGCGCCGGCGATACGGTCTACGAGGCCGGGCAGCGGTCGGACGGGTTCTATTCGGTGATCTCGGGGGCGGTCGAGATGGAGCGCGCCGATCCCGAGACCGGCGAGACGACGACGCAGGTGATCGGCCCCGGCGGGCATTTCGGCGAACGGTTGATCCTCGGCGCGACGAGGCGCAAGACCACCGTCCGGGCCGTCGAGGATACCAAGATGCTGGTGCTCAACCGCGAGGAATTCCTGATGCTGGCCGAGGGGTTCTCGGCCTTCCGCGAATATTTCCGCCCCTACATGGAAGCCCGCGGCGTCGACTGGCCGCCGAAGCGGGAGACGGGCGAGGACCGTCGCGGTTAA
- a CDS encoding NUDIX hydrolase, translating to MPDGRATGRGAQIAALPMRRDEKGVLYVLMVTSRGTGRWVMPKGWRMDADKPWRTAEIEALEEAGAVGRVGTEPIGRYVYDKILDDGTALPCEVEVFPMLVEKLKRSWKERHERTRRWFKAKAAAKRVDEPDLAALLRALAESPPKGLGRRRP from the coding sequence ATGCCAGACGGACGAGCGACGGGGAGGGGGGCCCAGATCGCCGCGCTGCCGATGCGCCGCGACGAAAAGGGTGTGCTTTACGTGCTGATGGTCACCTCGCGGGGCACCGGGCGCTGGGTCATGCCGAAGGGCTGGCGCATGGATGCGGACAAGCCCTGGCGCACCGCCGAGATCGAGGCGCTGGAAGAGGCCGGCGCGGTCGGCCGTGTCGGCACCGAGCCGATCGGGCGGTATGTCTACGACAAGATCCTCGACGACGGCACGGCGCTGCCTTGCGAGGTCGAGGTGTTTCCGATGCTGGTCGAGAAGCTCAAGCGCAGCTGGAAGGAGCGCCACGAGCGCACGCGCCGCTGGTTCAAGGCGAAGGCCGCGGCCAAGCGCGTGGACGAACCCGACCTCGCGGCGCTGCTGCGCGCCCTGGCCGAGTCGCCGCCCAAGGGGCTGGGCCGACGGCGGCCGTGA
- a CDS encoding TRAP transporter small permease subunit — translation MQTRRALSAYLALCRWLDRAALALCILAGLFLTGAVLAIVVLRYGFGAGFIELQDAAAYAFAVLMAFSLPVTLARNGHVRVEVVSERLPPGYLRAADALALVLFLVPVFGLLIRAFLPDLAYAWSIREGSVETGGLGGLYLVKTALPVAAALMILQGVAQVLGRRTAE, via the coding sequence ATGCAGACCCGCCGCGCCCTTTCCGCCTATCTCGCGCTTTGCCGCTGGCTCGACCGCGCGGCGCTGGCGCTGTGCATCCTGGCGGGGCTGTTCCTGACCGGCGCGGTGCTGGCCATCGTCGTGCTGCGCTACGGCTTCGGCGCGGGCTTCATCGAGTTGCAGGATGCCGCCGCCTACGCCTTCGCGGTGCTCATGGCCTTCTCGCTGCCGGTGACGCTGGCGCGGAACGGCCATGTCCGGGTGGAGGTGGTGTCGGAGCGCCTGCCGCCCGGCTACCTGCGGGCGGCCGACGCGCTGGCGCTGGTGCTCTTCCTGGTGCCCGTCTTCGGCCTGCTGATCCGCGCCTTCTTGCCCGACCTCGCCTATGCCTGGTCGATCCGCGAGGGCTCGGTCGAAACCGGCGGCCTCGGCGGGCTTTACCTCGTGAAGACGGCGCTGCCGGTGGCCGCGGCGCTGATGATCCTGCAGGGGGTCGCGCAGGTGCTTGGGCGGAGGACGGCCGAGTGA
- a CDS encoding TRAP transporter substrate-binding protein, with the protein MDRRRFLKTGAGVTAAGALASPAVAQGKIAWNLPTAFPKNAPGVGTNVQTFAARVAAMSDGRLTFTVYGAGELVPSFGVEDAVQAGNAPVGHGPTYYAAGKNPALHWFTGVPFGMTSNEHYAWLRWGGGQEIWDEIYAQRNLKPIYSGNSNTQSGGWFKAEIGSVADLSGLNMRVAGLGGEIYRKLGVNAVLMPPPEIFQALQSGAIDAAEWVGPMLDQAFGLQKLTDICYVPAFNEPGAGLSVVFNGDAWAELPADLQAICECAALAAALEVQAQFDYFNTKAMADLAAQGVRFLPFPDDVIGALKGAWAEVQDELTATNPDVAMVRESYDAYLAQARAYAGAMTLPLIAGRL; encoded by the coding sequence ATGGACCGCAGACGCTTCCTGAAAACCGGCGCGGGCGTGACCGCCGCCGGCGCGCTGGCCAGCCCCGCCGTTGCGCAAGGAAAGATCGCCTGGAACCTGCCCACGGCATTTCCCAAGAACGCACCGGGCGTGGGCACCAACGTGCAGACCTTTGCCGCCCGCGTGGCGGCCATGTCCGACGGGCGGCTGACCTTCACCGTCTACGGCGCGGGCGAGCTGGTGCCGTCCTTCGGGGTCGAGGACGCGGTGCAGGCCGGCAACGCGCCGGTGGGCCACGGGCCGACCTATTACGCCGCCGGCAAGAACCCCGCGCTGCACTGGTTCACCGGCGTGCCCTTCGGGATGACCTCGAACGAGCATTACGCCTGGCTGCGCTGGGGCGGCGGGCAGGAGATCTGGGATGAAATCTACGCCCAGCGGAACCTGAAGCCGATCTATTCGGGCAACTCCAACACCCAGTCGGGCGGCTGGTTCAAGGCCGAGATCGGCTCGGTCGCGGACCTCTCGGGGCTAAACATGCGCGTCGCGGGGCTGGGCGGCGAGATCTACCGCAAACTCGGCGTGAACGCGGTGCTGATGCCCCCGCCCGAGATCTTCCAGGCGCTGCAATCGGGCGCGATCGACGCGGCCGAATGGGTCGGGCCGATGCTCGACCAGGCCTTCGGCCTTCAGAAGCTGACGGATATCTGCTACGTGCCGGCCTTCAACGAGCCCGGCGCAGGGCTTTCGGTCGTGTTCAACGGGGACGCGTGGGCCGAACTGCCCGCGGACCTCCAGGCGATCTGCGAATGCGCGGCACTGGCCGCCGCGCTCGAGGTGCAGGCGCAGTTCGACTACTTCAACACGAAGGCGATGGCGGACCTCGCCGCGCAGGGCGTGCGTTTCCTGCCCTTCCCCGACGATGTGATCGGGGCGCTGAAAGGGGCCTGGGCCGAGGTGCAGGACGAACTGACCGCCACCAATCCCGACGTCGCGATGGTGCGCGAAAGCTACGACGCCTACCTGGCCCAGGCCCGCGCCTATGCCGGGGCGATGACGCTCCCGCTGATTGCCGGGCGGTTGTGA
- a CDS encoding calcium-binding protein, translating into METLAIDVAFGSRVEGAETVTSDQFGGIQTGYGGFSRFDEQFQDLGLNHLRWPGGTLAETDVDVYGLDVPGLFDGTQLYTPNPDRDRPDLTDTLAYCVDQGLSFSMILPTVRYAADIEQGVADLQAFLGDLLSGRYGPLPEDFTLEIGNEYMAHAALAETPALYGQIAERFIQTIVTALESPAINPQGADLAIAVQIGRSAGDDAAIRDALSPESLAEIDSLVAHALPFNFGAIDKVESDPDADLRDFGEALWQNRADYVDAWEEAILNSGGNPDAVELYMSAVNIGKSVQDVDDANLNYQDYGLKAAGAYLEVFATYQSIGMDAAAIWGVAGKHFNAVSYESPDGMVLDPGGALLKLMADNIVGMELVDGFQANDRGDLAMTYAWESDEAAVVFVAANDIAADGVSVTLDLGVLEGASVLEAVRLSAVLAEETPPDVTGLDLMVYEEALLEDFVPQVSGNTVVFTLHSDHEVVMLHLEKAPPINVVEGTLAADMLYGTDGSDAITGFDGADKLFGEAGDDHLLGGAGDDVLRGATGDDLLEGAAGNDRLYAGAGDDEVSGGGGADLIEGHGGADILSGDAGDDEISGGTGADAILGGSGHDRLFGGAGDDVIEGAGGKDHISGEGGNDTLYGGSWKDRLYGGSGDDALYGGAGNDLLKGGDGADRLSGDAGNDRLFGGAGADVFVFAAAGFGADRIEDFELGLDVIDLSGLSSGLSWDAFATTCLTDSAEGVLIDVAGSAITLLGIDAADLGQGDFLL; encoded by the coding sequence ATGGAAACACTGGCAATCGACGTCGCCTTCGGAAGCCGGGTCGAGGGGGCCGAAACCGTCACGTCCGACCAGTTCGGCGGCATCCAGACCGGCTATGGCGGCTTTTCCCGGTTCGACGAGCAGTTCCAGGACCTCGGCCTGAACCACCTGCGCTGGCCCGGCGGCACGCTGGCCGAGACCGACGTCGATGTCTATGGTCTCGATGTGCCGGGCCTGTTCGACGGCACCCAGCTTTACACCCCCAATCCCGACCGCGACCGCCCCGACCTGACCGACACGCTGGCCTATTGCGTGGACCAGGGGCTCAGCTTTTCGATGATCCTGCCCACCGTGCGCTATGCGGCGGATATCGAGCAGGGCGTGGCCGACCTGCAGGCCTTCCTGGGCGATCTGCTCTCGGGCCGCTACGGGCCCTTGCCCGAGGATTTCACGCTCGAGATCGGCAATGAATACATGGCCCATGCCGCCCTTGCCGAGACCCCCGCGCTTTACGGCCAGATCGCCGAGCGGTTCATCCAGACCATCGTCACCGCGCTGGAAAGCCCCGCGATCAATCCGCAAGGGGCCGACCTTGCCATCGCCGTGCAGATCGGCCGGTCCGCGGGGGACGACGCCGCGATCCGCGACGCGCTCTCGCCCGAGAGCCTGGCCGAGATCGACAGCCTCGTGGCGCATGCGCTGCCGTTCAATTTCGGCGCCATCGACAAGGTTGAAAGCGACCCCGACGCCGACCTGCGGGATTTCGGCGAGGCGCTCTGGCAGAACCGCGCCGACTATGTCGATGCCTGGGAAGAGGCGATCCTGAATTCCGGCGGCAACCCCGATGCGGTCGAGCTTTACATGTCCGCCGTCAATATCGGCAAATCCGTTCAGGACGTCGATGACGCCAACCTGAATTACCAGGATTACGGGCTGAAGGCGGCCGGCGCCTACCTGGAAGTCTTCGCCACCTACCAGTCGATCGGCATGGACGCCGCCGCGATCTGGGGCGTCGCGGGCAAGCATTTCAACGCGGTCAGCTACGAAAGCCCCGACGGCATGGTGCTGGACCCCGGCGGCGCGCTGCTCAAGCTTATGGCCGACAACATCGTCGGGATGGAGCTCGTCGACGGCTTCCAGGCCAACGACCGGGGCGACCTGGCGATGACCTACGCGTGGGAAAGCGATGAGGCCGCGGTGGTCTTCGTCGCCGCGAACGACATCGCCGCGGACGGGGTGTCGGTGACGCTGGATCTCGGCGTGTTGGAGGGCGCGAGCGTGTTGGAGGCGGTGCGGCTGTCGGCGGTGCTGGCCGAGGAGACGCCGCCGGATGTCACCGGGCTGGACCTGATGGTCTACGAGGAGGCGCTGCTCGAAGACTTCGTGCCGCAGGTCTCGGGCAACACGGTCGTCTTCACGCTGCACTCCGACCACGAGGTGGTGATGCTGCATCTCGAAAAGGCGCCGCCGATCAACGTAGTGGAGGGCACGCTTGCGGCCGACATGCTTTACGGCACGGATGGGTCAGACGCGATCACAGGCTTCGACGGCGCCGACAAGCTGTTCGGCGAGGCCGGTGACGATCACCTGCTGGGCGGCGCGGGCGACGACGTGCTGCGCGGCGCGACCGGCGACGACCTGCTGGAGGGCGCGGCGGGCAATGACCGGCTTTACGCCGGCGCGGGCGACGACGAGGTTTCGGGCGGCGGCGGCGCCGACCTGATCGAGGGCCATGGCGGGGCCGACATCCTGTCGGGCGACGCGGGCGATGACGAGATCTCCGGCGGCACCGGCGCGGACGCAATTCTCGGCGGATCCGGTCATGACCGTCTGTTCGGCGGGGCCGGTGACGACGTGATCGAGGGCGCTGGCGGCAAGGACCACATCAGCGGAGAAGGCGGGAACGACACGCTTTATGGCGGGTCGTGGAAGGATCGGCTTTATGGCGGCAGCGGTGACGACGCGCTCTACGGCGGTGCGGGCAACGACCTGCTGAAAGGCGGCGACGGGGCCGACCGGCTCTCGGGGGATGCCGGGAACGACCGGCTCTTCGGCGGAGCGGGGGCGGATGTCTTCGTGTTTGCCGCTGCGGGGTTCGGCGCCGACCGGATCGAGGATTTCGAACTCGGGCTGGACGTCATCGACCTGTCCGGGCTTTCGTCCGGCCTGTCATGGGACGCGTTCGCCACGACCTGCCTGACCGACTCCGCCGAAGGCGTCCTGATCGACGTCGCCGGCAGTGCGATCACGCTTCTGGGGATCGACGCGGCCGACTTGGGGCAGGGGGATTTCCTGCTCTAG
- a CDS encoding paraquat-inducible protein A has translation MEVARPLKTAREMGLVACTRCTRVWPRGTARCGRCGKPLHSRAPRALQRVWAWWIVGLMAYIPANLYPMLRTRTLVLTDESTIVGGAVELARHGNWGIALVILTASVAIPVGKFLAIAALALGLSGGGAVPPARRQQLYEVVEYIGRWSMIDVFVVAILASLVQLGAVASISPGPASLFFALSVIFTMLSAQSFDSRLIWDAAGSPDPGRAATEDRPA, from the coding sequence ATGGAAGTCGCTCGACCGCTGAAGACCGCGCGCGAGATGGGCCTGGTGGCCTGCACGCGCTGCACCCGGGTCTGGCCCCGCGGCACGGCGCGCTGCGGCCGCTGCGGCAAGCCGCTGCATTCGCGTGCGCCGCGCGCCTTGCAACGGGTGTGGGCGTGGTGGATCGTGGGGCTGATGGCCTACATCCCCGCCAACCTCTACCCGATGCTGCGCACACGCACCCTGGTCCTGACCGACGAGTCGACCATCGTCGGCGGCGCGGTGGAGCTTGCGCGCCACGGCAACTGGGGCATCGCGCTGGTGATCCTGACCGCCTCGGTGGCGATCCCGGTGGGCAAGTTCCTTGCCATCGCGGCGCTCGCGCTGGGGCTGAGCGGCGGCGGTGCCGTCCCGCCGGCCCGCCGCCAGCAGCTTTACGAGGTGGTCGAATATATCGGGCGCTGGTCGATGATCGACGTCTTCGTGGTTGCGATCCTCGCCTCGCTGGTGCAGCTCGGGGCCGTCGCCTCGATCAGCCCCGGCCCGGCGAGCCTGTTCTTCGCGCTCTCGGTGATCTTCACCATGCTGTCCGCGCAAAGCTTCGACAGCCGCCTGATCTGGGACGCCGCCGGCAGCCCC
- a CDS encoding TRAP transporter large permease subunit — protein MTGAEGFLLAMGLGLFAGILSGIPAMLAIAGVPLVTALVGAAVGVFDLAFLNFFPARVWGVMTNRLLMAVPLFVLMGVLLERARLAERMLGVLARMTGGAPRGMALSVLAFSTLIAASTGIIGATVVMLVLISLPAMRMAGVDKRLAAGLICASGTLGQVIPPSIVLVLLGDQIGNVYLEAQQAAGNFAPDAVSVGDLFAGALLPGLVLVAFYAIYVALRLKPAPAALPVAREAVPAGEVLFTFLPPILLILAVLGSILAGVATTTEAAGLGAVGAALLAAHAAEPLRAGRWLIAGAGLAALALVGIGMAGLGRAAPGTPAGLAALAAAGLIAAGTLWSGGRLWRADLLKGAMADTVRISGMVFGIVVAASLLSLVFRGFGGDHLVEDLMAALPGGTFGAIALVMALIFLLGFLLEAVEIIYIVVPLLGPPILGTDISPVWFAILIAMNLQTSFLTPPFGFALFYFRSVAPADITTLDTYRGVVPFVLLQVAALSVLIAVPELATWLPDLIFR, from the coding sequence GTGACCGGGGCCGAGGGCTTCCTGCTCGCAATGGGCCTGGGTCTCTTCGCCGGCATCCTCAGCGGAATCCCGGCGATGCTCGCCATTGCCGGCGTGCCGCTGGTCACCGCGCTGGTCGGCGCGGCGGTCGGTGTGTTCGACCTGGCCTTCCTCAATTTCTTTCCGGCCCGCGTCTGGGGGGTGATGACGAATCGCCTGCTCATGGCGGTGCCGCTCTTCGTGCTGATGGGCGTCCTGCTGGAGCGCGCGCGACTGGCCGAACGCATGCTGGGCGTGCTGGCGCGGATGACCGGGGGCGCCCCGCGCGGGATGGCGCTGAGCGTGCTGGCGTTTTCCACGCTGATCGCGGCGTCGACCGGGATAATCGGGGCGACCGTGGTGATGCTGGTGCTGATCAGCCTGCCCGCGATGCGCATGGCGGGCGTGGACAAACGACTGGCCGCGGGGCTGATCTGCGCCTCCGGCACGCTGGGCCAGGTCATCCCGCCCTCGATCGTGCTGGTCCTGTTGGGGGACCAGATCGGCAACGTGTATCTGGAGGCGCAGCAGGCCGCCGGCAACTTCGCCCCCGACGCGGTGTCGGTGGGCGATCTCTTCGCCGGCGCGCTGCTGCCGGGGCTGGTGCTGGTGGCGTTCTACGCGATCTATGTCGCGCTGCGCCTGAAACCCGCGCCGGCCGCGCTCCCGGTCGCGCGCGAGGCGGTGCCCGCGGGCGAGGTGCTCTTCACCTTCCTGCCGCCGATCCTGCTGATCCTCGCGGTGCTCGGATCGATCCTCGCGGGCGTCGCCACGACCACCGAGGCCGCGGGGCTGGGCGCGGTCGGCGCGGCGCTGCTGGCCGCCCATGCCGCCGAACCCCTGCGCGCGGGGCGCTGGCTGATCGCGGGGGCCGGGCTTGCGGCGCTGGCGCTGGTCGGCATCGGCATGGCGGGCCTGGGGCGCGCCGCCCCCGGCACGCCCGCCGGGCTGGCCGCGCTTGCCGCGGCGGGCCTGATCGCCGCCGGCACGCTCTGGTCGGGGGGCCGGCTGTGGCGGGCGGACCTGCTGAAAGGAGCCATGGCCGACACGGTGCGCATCTCGGGGATGGTCTTCGGCATCGTCGTCGCGGCCTCGTTGCTTTCGCTCGTCTTCCGGGGCTTCGGCGGCGACCACCTTGTCGAGGACTTGATGGCTGCGCTGCCGGGCGGCACCTTCGGGGCGATCGCGCTGGTGATGGCGCTGATCTTCCTCCTCGGCTTCCTGCTGGAGGCGGTCGAGATCATCTATATCGTCGTGCCGCTTCTCGGCCCGCCGATCCTGGGCACCGACATCTCGCCCGTGTGGTTCGCGATCCTGATCGCGATGAACCTGCAGACCAGCTTCCTGACGCCGCCCTTCGGCTTCGCGCTGTTCTACTTCCGCTCGGTCGCGCCCGCCGACATCACCACGCTCGACACCTACCGGGGCGTTGTCCCCTTTGTCCTGTTGCAGGTGGCCGCGCTTAGCGTTCTGATAGCCGTGCCCGAGCTGGCCACCTGGCTGCCGGACCTGATTTTCCGCTGA